One genomic window of Streptomyces sp. WP-1 includes the following:
- a CDS encoding NlpC/P60 family protein gives MHPERTGNRGRPTRRAVLGTIAGVAAVGVAGGFGYDRLAHGGGGGEGATGSRGRAGGPHSFERLTGPGRTVVRDADGATLATFTDGARTAVLTGPSRTFSEPRTTTATLTTNAWVRVLPHTWQQGAEKSAWFTPWFTKTLGDSGPDVFAVAFEYSSAGAPDKRDSSGVRYAGTAHFGPRNQRVANPLDFAFHDEQSDFYDYLGVPWTFADGTRVQPEQARYGDVDCSGFQRLLWGYRMGIPLHNTNTKGVGLPRRAFAIAAYGPGLTVIPDKGRQPTELSALQPGDLVFFAIIKDQPNFIDHCGMYLGLDDQGRHRFYSSRSAANGPTMGDLSGHSLLDGTDFYARGFRAARRL, from the coding sequence ATGCATCCTGAACGCACCGGCAACCGCGGCCGCCCTACCCGCCGCGCCGTACTCGGGACGATCGCGGGCGTGGCGGCTGTCGGGGTGGCGGGCGGCTTCGGGTACGACCGCCTCGCCCACGGCGGTGGCGGCGGCGAGGGTGCCACGGGCTCGCGCGGCCGGGCGGGCGGCCCCCACAGCTTCGAGCGGCTGACCGGCCCCGGCCGCACCGTGGTCCGGGACGCCGACGGCGCCACCCTGGCCACCTTCACCGACGGCGCCCGTACCGCCGTACTGACCGGGCCCAGCCGTACCTTCAGCGAGCCGCGCACCACCACCGCCACGCTGACCACCAACGCCTGGGTACGGGTGCTGCCGCACACCTGGCAGCAGGGCGCGGAGAAGTCCGCCTGGTTCACGCCCTGGTTCACCAAGACGCTCGGTGACTCCGGACCGGACGTGTTCGCGGTGGCGTTCGAGTACAGCAGCGCCGGGGCACCGGACAAACGCGACTCCTCCGGTGTGCGCTACGCGGGCACCGCGCACTTCGGGCCACGCAACCAACGGGTCGCCAACCCGCTGGACTTCGCCTTCCACGACGAGCAGTCCGACTTCTACGACTACCTGGGCGTCCCCTGGACCTTCGCCGACGGCACCCGCGTCCAGCCCGAGCAGGCCCGCTACGGCGACGTCGACTGCTCCGGGTTCCAGCGGCTGCTGTGGGGCTACCGCATGGGCATCCCGCTGCACAACACCAACACCAAGGGCGTCGGCCTGCCGCGCCGCGCCTTCGCCATCGCCGCCTACGGCCCCGGCCTGACGGTGATCCCCGACAAGGGCCGCCAGCCGACCGAGCTGAGCGCCCTGCAACCCGGGGACCTGGTGTTCTTCGCCATCATCAAGGACCAGCCGAACTTCATCGACCACTGCGGTATGTACCTGGGCCTGGACGACCAGGGCCGGCACCGCTTCTACTCCAGCCGCTCCGCCGCGAACGGCCCCACCATGGGCGACCTCTCGGGGCACTCCCTGCTGGACGGCACCGACTTCTACGCCCGCGGCTTCCGAGCGGCCCGCCGCCTGTGA
- a CDS encoding poly-gamma-glutamate biosynthesis protein PgsC/CapC — MIPAHLTAQTAALGIALGLIFSLVCYLTTNLSPGGMITPGWIALTLVTDVQMAALMVGVAALTFFMTKLLQRTVILYGKRLFAAVVLCAVLMQTTVMLALNHEFPLLYTSQTLGFIVPGLVSYQMVRQPLAPTLISTTAVTLATYVVLVAGLLLGALPVG, encoded by the coding sequence GTGATCCCCGCTCACCTCACCGCACAGACCGCCGCGCTCGGGATCGCCCTCGGGCTGATCTTCTCGCTCGTCTGCTACCTCACCACCAACCTTTCCCCCGGTGGCATGATCACCCCCGGCTGGATCGCGCTCACGCTCGTCACCGATGTGCAGATGGCCGCGCTGATGGTGGGTGTCGCCGCGCTCACCTTCTTCATGACGAAGCTGCTGCAGCGCACGGTGATCCTCTACGGCAAGCGGCTGTTCGCCGCCGTGGTGCTGTGCGCCGTACTGATGCAGACCACCGTGATGCTCGCCCTCAACCACGAGTTCCCCCTGCTGTACACGTCGCAGACGCTGGGCTTCATCGTCCCCGGCCTGGTCTCCTACCAGATGGTCCGCCAGCCGCTGGCGCCCACGCTGATCTCGACCACGGCGGTGACGCTGGCCACGTACGTGGTGCTGGTCGCCGGACTCCTGCTCGGCGCCCTGCCCGTCGGCTGA
- the pgsB gene encoding poly-gamma-glutamate synthase PgsB encodes MLFLYVIVLLCCCALWVAGILEQKRHFASLEQIPTRVLVNGIRGKSSITRLCAGALRGGGLVTVAKTTGTAARFIHPDATEEPVYRKFGLSNIVEQIGIVRRAATYRPDALVIECMAVMPALQEINQEKLIRSTIGVLCNVREDHLEEMGPTLDDVARSLSRSMPVGGVCVTAEKDRLHILQEEADKRNCRLVSVDPESVSDDELRGFSWFTFKENVAIALAVAELCGVERQTALQGMWDAPPDPGVLSVERYVTPDGKRLRFANVFAANDPESTLMNVKQLQDLGAIKHPVNVVINCRPDRVERNGQMGAIVSDLAAGTVFLIGHPTKSARDTIPGGFAGRVVDLGGDRRDPEELTAAILAELGPASSLVAIGNIHGQGELFLECLAELPLDESEEEPSAVPADGAGATGDGLDQETIQIAMPRRMAVSPPPAPEPFSWVAPLETPAYGFHVPGQRELSRRLAARHERLDRHDRHDGHSGHGDGHSGHGDGHDGHRGHGGGPHRQEPHDRPDGYDRQDRPRAEWPEDGPHHPYESHQLPRNP; translated from the coding sequence GTGCTCTTCCTCTATGTCATCGTCCTGCTGTGCTGCTGCGCACTGTGGGTCGCCGGGATCCTCGAACAGAAACGGCACTTCGCCTCGCTGGAGCAGATACCGACGCGGGTGCTGGTCAACGGCATCCGCGGCAAGTCCTCCATCACCCGGCTGTGCGCGGGCGCGCTGCGCGGCGGGGGTCTGGTGACCGTGGCCAAGACCACGGGCACCGCGGCCCGGTTCATCCACCCGGACGCCACCGAGGAGCCGGTGTACCGCAAGTTCGGGCTGTCCAACATCGTGGAGCAGATCGGCATCGTGCGGCGGGCGGCGACCTACCGGCCGGACGCGCTGGTGATCGAGTGCATGGCGGTGATGCCCGCGCTGCAGGAGATCAACCAGGAGAAGCTGATCCGCTCCACCATCGGCGTGCTGTGCAACGTCCGTGAGGACCACCTGGAGGAGATGGGCCCGACGCTGGACGACGTGGCGCGCTCGCTGTCCCGCTCGATGCCGGTCGGGGGAGTGTGCGTGACCGCGGAGAAGGACCGGCTGCACATCCTCCAGGAGGAGGCCGACAAGCGGAACTGCCGTCTGGTGTCGGTCGACCCGGAGTCGGTGAGCGACGACGAGCTGCGTGGCTTCAGCTGGTTCACCTTCAAGGAGAACGTGGCGATCGCGCTCGCCGTCGCCGAACTCTGCGGGGTGGAGCGGCAGACCGCGTTGCAGGGCATGTGGGACGCGCCGCCCGACCCGGGTGTGCTGTCGGTGGAGCGCTATGTCACCCCCGACGGCAAGCGGCTGCGGTTCGCCAACGTCTTCGCGGCGAACGACCCCGAGTCGACGCTGATGAACGTCAAGCAGCTGCAGGACCTGGGCGCGATCAAGCATCCGGTGAACGTGGTCATCAACTGCCGCCCGGACCGGGTGGAGCGCAACGGCCAGATGGGCGCGATCGTCTCCGACCTCGCCGCCGGGACGGTCTTCCTGATCGGCCATCCGACCAAGAGCGCCCGCGACACCATCCCGGGCGGTTTCGCCGGGCGGGTGGTGGACCTCGGCGGCGACCGCCGGGACCCCGAGGAGCTGACCGCGGCGATCCTCGCCGAACTCGGCCCGGCTTCCTCGCTGGTGGCGATCGGCAACATCCACGGCCAGGGTGAGCTGTTCCTCGAATGCCTGGCCGAACTGCCGCTGGACGAGTCCGAGGAGGAGCCCTCCGCCGTACCCGCCGACGGGGCGGGCGCCACCGGCGACGGCCTCGACCAGGAGACCATCCAGATCGCGATGCCCCGGCGGATGGCGGTGTCCCCGCCGCCCGCCCCGGAGCCGTTCAGCTGGGTGGCACCGCTGGAGACACCGGCGTACGGCTTCCACGTCCCCGGTCAGCGGGAGCTGTCCCGCCGGCTCGCCGCCCGCCACGAACGGCTCGACCGGCACGACCGCCACGACGGCCACAGCGGGCACGGCGACGGCCACAGCGGGCACGGCGACGGGCACGACGGACACCGCGGTCACGGCGGCGGTCCCCACCGGCAGGAGCCGCATGACCGGCCCGACGGCTACGACCGGCAGGACCGGCCCCGTGCCGAGTGGCCCGAGGACGGCCCGCACCACCCCTACGAATCCCACCAGTTGCCGAGGAACCCGTAA
- a CDS encoding cache and HAMP domain-containing protein — MRPPIASLVLLLLVVAALTVAGLGAIHAERVPSAVLTAEQRIAADTALSVRTSIDVEANTVRRSADTYTPTRTTSAPASALKELTSGRKAVLGGALLDARTGKPLASGGKPVPLAGLDAAELSSAHGPLPPRLVTSEGPARLLYFARVTLPAQAEDANQDQNQADTTERRWLLVVSEALPAVAAHGQGGTARILDAKGDTLGSAAHAAAAPAGTDDGLSASVSRAASASAPDTDASGSLLGATTGDRRTVGGWAQVASATGPGDTDDLGLVVLTSRPVPVQAAAVDYSGFALRAAAALAGLAVLLGLGLYLLVQRPLLRLYLSAGRLARGASENGPAAWAELDRPVPVHGFGELARIGRALESLRGQLRGDSGPQEFPARRTPGYRALAVVGVLLVACWSVPMIFLLNRADTATAVPAPVLSGQQVRTEIAANRVRQSLDESYSALSDVAARLAGQSRGAQSEALRKTLDEHKQYRSLYLLDRSGAITLRVGDSPLRTLVHVPQGGGVTTVNDSGRIPAIAAYAQVRAARGKTPADGVVLFGEIDVKTLNSVLDRPDLGSVWVTDENGKVLAASVGYRAFQALPEPGLSRLARGAQSAPGTVGAATSAVLASSSGPSVDAAAPLAQSGPTAHLGWRVVTAEPAAALRLPAVQAQQRTMLAGILALALGTACLGWLHVVVIRPLRAVARLIEQLAAGDRRTVLHPVNHDEVGSVTRGLELIRQALAERGRAGRSGPTAGLPGPRRENSLQR; from the coding sequence GTGCGCCCACCCATAGCCTCGCTCGTCCTGCTGCTCCTCGTGGTCGCCGCCCTGACCGTGGCCGGTCTCGGCGCGATACACGCCGAGCGGGTGCCGTCGGCCGTGCTCACGGCCGAACAGCGGATCGCCGCGGACACCGCGCTGTCGGTGCGCACCTCGATCGACGTCGAGGCGAACACCGTACGGCGGAGCGCCGACACCTACACCCCGACCCGTACCACCTCCGCGCCCGCGAGCGCGCTCAAGGAGCTGACGTCCGGGAGGAAGGCCGTCCTCGGCGGCGCGCTGCTCGACGCGCGCACCGGTAAGCCGCTGGCCTCCGGCGGCAAACCCGTGCCGCTGGCCGGCCTGGACGCGGCCGAGCTGTCGTCCGCGCACGGCCCCCTCCCGCCCCGGCTGGTGACCTCCGAGGGCCCGGCGCGGCTGCTGTACTTCGCCCGGGTGACCCTGCCCGCGCAGGCGGAGGACGCCAACCAGGACCAGAACCAGGCGGACACCACCGAGCGGCGGTGGCTGCTGGTGGTCTCCGAGGCACTGCCCGCCGTCGCGGCGCACGGCCAGGGCGGCACCGCCCGGATCCTGGACGCCAAGGGCGACACGCTCGGCAGCGCGGCCCACGCCGCCGCGGCGCCGGCCGGGACCGACGACGGACTGTCCGCGTCGGTGTCCCGGGCGGCGAGCGCGTCGGCACCGGACACCGACGCCTCGGGCAGCCTGCTGGGCGCCACCACCGGCGACCGGCGCACCGTGGGCGGCTGGGCGCAGGTCGCCTCCGCGACCGGGCCCGGTGACACCGACGACCTCGGGCTGGTGGTCCTCACCTCCCGCCCGGTGCCCGTCCAGGCAGCCGCCGTCGACTACTCGGGCTTCGCGCTCAGGGCCGCGGCGGCACTCGCCGGGCTCGCCGTCCTGCTCGGGCTCGGGCTGTACCTCCTCGTCCAGCGGCCGCTGCTGCGGCTGTACCTGTCCGCGGGCCGGCTGGCCCGGGGCGCGTCCGAGAACGGGCCGGCCGCGTGGGCGGAGCTGGACCGGCCGGTCCCGGTGCACGGCTTCGGGGAACTGGCGCGCATCGGACGGGCACTGGAGTCGCTGCGCGGGCAACTGCGCGGTGACAGCGGCCCGCAGGAGTTCCCCGCCCGCCGTACCCCGGGTTACCGGGCGCTGGCCGTGGTCGGTGTGCTGCTGGTGGCCTGCTGGTCGGTGCCGATGATCTTCCTGCTGAACCGGGCCGACACCGCGACCGCCGTTCCCGCCCCGGTCCTCTCCGGTCAGCAGGTGCGCACCGAGATCGCGGCGAACCGGGTCCGGCAGTCGCTCGACGAGTCGTACAGCGCGCTGAGCGATGTGGCCGCCCGGCTGGCGGGACAGAGCCGGGGCGCGCAGAGCGAGGCGCTGCGCAAGACCCTGGACGAGCACAAGCAGTACCGCTCGCTGTATCTGCTGGACCGCTCCGGCGCCATCACGCTGCGGGTGGGCGACAGCCCGCTGCGCACCCTGGTGCACGTGCCCCAGGGCGGCGGGGTCACCACCGTCAACGACTCCGGCCGGATACCGGCCATCGCCGCCTACGCGCAGGTCCGGGCCGCCCGGGGCAAGACCCCGGCGGACGGGGTGGTCCTCTTCGGCGAGATCGACGTCAAGACCCTCAACTCGGTGCTGGACAGGCCGGATCTGGGCAGTGTCTGGGTGACCGACGAGAACGGCAAGGTGCTGGCGGCCAGCGTGGGGTACCGCGCCTTCCAGGCGTTGCCCGAGCCGGGCCTGTCCCGTCTCGCCCGCGGCGCGCAGAGCGCCCCGGGCACGGTGGGGGCCGCGACCTCGGCGGTGCTCGCCTCGTCCTCCGGGCCCTCGGTCGACGCCGCCGCACCGCTCGCGCAGAGTGGCCCGACGGCCCACCTCGGCTGGCGGGTGGTCACCGCGGAGCCCGCGGCGGCCCTGCGGCTGCCCGCCGTACAGGCCCAGCAGCGCACCATGCTCGCGGGCATCCTCGCCCTCGCCCTGGGCACCGCCTGCCTGGGCTGGCTGCACGTCGTGGTGATCCGGCCGCTGCGCGCGGTCGCCCGGCTCATCGAACAGCTCGCGGCCGGCGACCGTCGTACCGTGCTCCACCCCGTCAACCACGACGAGGTCGGCTCGGTCACCCGCGGCCTGGAGCTGATCCGCCAGGCACTGGCGGAGCGCGGCCGGGCGGGCCGGTCCGGACCCACCGCGGGCCTTCCCGGGCCGCGGCGCGAGAACTCACTCCAGCGGTAG
- a CDS encoding hydrolase: MKFRHPRRRRRVIAGAVGTASALAVVLGAGTPPAMAAGATHGKDVAGAAAPDGKAPWAPENDEPSTRHKALAPSATPRGSIRASGLKLSVPAPSGSHSVGMVGLHLVDKSRTDPYVPGKKPRELMISLFYPTSAPSGHYQAPWMSSLSGAHFLASRGLSPQQVTLPTTAGHVLAPVDTKLGKLPVLLYSTGLHSDRAQGTALVQDLASRGYLVVTVDHTHDANEVQFPGNRVEVNTMPSTAHSSDTLNVRAADIKYVIDQLGVLSKGGNPDAGHATLPTGLTKAVDMSHIGMFGWSLGGAAVDTAMQLDHRIAAGANLDGQFFGSAPSKNLDRPFLLFSSGTHNRSNDSSWRTLWSHLKGYRLDIQLHGAAHLSFSDNEWMVRQEAPLLGLSQSQLQQQYGTIDPKRAFTVQSTYLAAFFDQELRHKSQSLLNGPSKTYPEISFVR; the protein is encoded by the coding sequence ATGAAATTCCGCCACCCTCGCCGCCGTCGCAGAGTGATCGCCGGGGCGGTCGGTACGGCGAGCGCGCTCGCCGTCGTCCTGGGCGCGGGGACGCCGCCGGCGATGGCCGCCGGGGCGACGCACGGCAAGGACGTGGCCGGCGCGGCCGCGCCCGACGGCAAGGCGCCCTGGGCGCCGGAGAACGACGAGCCGTCGACGCGGCACAAGGCGCTCGCACCGTCGGCCACGCCGCGCGGCTCGATACGGGCGTCCGGGCTCAAGCTCAGCGTTCCCGCGCCGTCCGGGAGTCACAGCGTGGGCATGGTCGGGCTGCACCTGGTCGACAAGTCCCGCACCGACCCGTACGTGCCCGGCAAGAAGCCCCGCGAGCTGATGATCTCGCTCTTCTACCCGACCTCCGCGCCGTCGGGGCACTACCAGGCGCCGTGGATGTCGTCGCTCTCGGGCGCCCACTTCCTCGCCTCGCGCGGCCTGTCACCGCAGCAGGTGACGCTGCCGACGACCGCCGGGCACGTCCTCGCGCCGGTCGACACCAAGCTCGGCAAGCTGCCCGTCCTGCTGTACTCGACCGGGCTGCACTCCGACCGGGCGCAGGGCACCGCGCTCGTCCAGGACCTCGCCAGCCGCGGCTACCTCGTCGTCACCGTCGACCACACCCACGACGCCAACGAGGTGCAGTTCCCGGGCAACCGGGTCGAGGTCAACACGATGCCGTCCACCGCGCACTCCTCCGACACCCTCAACGTGCGCGCGGCCGACATCAAGTACGTCATCGACCAGCTCGGCGTGCTCAGCAAGGGCGGCAACCCGGACGCCGGGCACGCCACGCTGCCCACCGGGCTGACGAAGGCCGTCGACATGTCCCACATCGGCATGTTCGGCTGGTCGCTGGGCGGCGCGGCGGTCGACACCGCCATGCAGCTCGACCACCGGATCGCGGCGGGTGCCAACCTGGACGGCCAGTTCTTCGGCTCGGCCCCGAGCAAGAACCTGGACCGCCCGTTCCTGCTCTTCAGCTCCGGCACCCACAACCGCAGCAACGACAGTTCCTGGCGCACGCTCTGGTCGCACCTCAAGGGCTACCGGCTGGACATCCAGCTCCATGGCGCGGCGCACCTGTCGTTCAGCGACAACGAGTGGATGGTGCGTCAGGAGGCGCCCCTGCTCGGGCTCTCCCAGTCCCAGCTGCAGCAGCAGTACGGCACGATCGACCCGAAACGCGCGTTCACGGTGCAGAGCACCTATCTCGCGGCCTTCTTCGACCAGGAGCTGCGGCACAAGTCCCAGTCTCTGCTGAACGGGCCGAGCAAGACGTACCCGGAGATCTCGTTCGTCCGCTGA
- a CDS encoding ATP-binding protein has product MPQQSTRLREIHAELTRKGYGRVLAAPAAAARRLVRTACAVWGLDALAEDRALIVSELVADAVQHARRESTRVVIDRPGTARVRVGVADLSQVRPVEREADDSEEGGRGLLLVAALAADWGADERRRGKIVRADLEGRG; this is encoded by the coding sequence GTGCCGCAGCAATCAACGAGGCTTCGGGAGATCCATGCCGAGCTGACCAGGAAGGGCTACGGCCGTGTGCTGGCGGCCCCCGCAGCCGCCGCCCGGCGCTTGGTTCGTACCGCCTGTGCTGTCTGGGGGCTGGACGCATTGGCCGAGGACAGGGCGCTGATCGTGTCCGAGCTGGTGGCGGATGCTGTGCAGCACGCCCGGCGGGAGTCCACCCGGGTCGTCATCGACCGCCCCGGCACCGCGCGGGTGCGTGTCGGTGTCGCGGACCTCTCCCAGGTGCGGCCGGTGGAGCGCGAGGCGGACGACAGCGAAGAGGGTGGGCGCGGCCTGCTCCTCGTGGCGGCGCTGGCCGCCGACTGGGGTGCGGATGAGCGGCGCCGGGGCAAGATCGTGCGGGCGGACCTGGAGGGGCGCGGGTGA
- a CDS encoding FMN-binding glutamate synthase family protein has translation MTRILIVFLTLTAAIASAAVAVGRSPYWWFAALPLMFLGVLGGWDLVQRRHSVLRNYPVLGHARFLLERLRPELQQYFIERNFDGRPFDRDVRSIVYERAKGTDAEEPFGTERDVYRPGHEFLVPSMAPCPVPTTPPRVRIGGPDCGRPYEMALLNVSAMSFGSLSANAVLALGGGAAAGGFAQDTGEGGLSEYHLRPGGDLVWEIGTGYFGCRTRDGDFDAAQFAEKAAHDQVRCVSLKLSQGAKPGIGGVLPGAKVNAEIARVRGVPEGRTVVSPPYHRVFSTPRELVRFIARMRELSGGKPAGFKLCVGSRRQFLAVCRAMLEEGTAPDFIVVDGAEGGTGAAPLEFADHMGTPLTEGLLTVHNALVGAGLRDRIRIGASGKVATGSDLLKRMVQGADYANAARAMMFAVGCIQAQRCHTNTCPTGITTQDPHRARALDVTDKAPRVHRFQEATVASAMQLMASMGVTHPADLRPHMLHRRIDPHTERSYEELYEWLEPGQLLAEPPQSWAADWQAADPDRFTV, from the coding sequence GTGACACGCATTCTGATCGTCTTCCTGACTCTGACCGCCGCGATCGCGAGCGCCGCGGTGGCCGTCGGAAGGTCGCCCTACTGGTGGTTCGCGGCCCTTCCGCTGATGTTCCTGGGCGTGCTGGGCGGGTGGGATCTGGTGCAGCGCCGGCATTCGGTGCTGCGCAACTATCCCGTTCTGGGCCATGCCCGCTTTCTCTTGGAGCGTCTGCGCCCGGAGCTCCAGCAGTACTTCATCGAGCGGAACTTCGACGGGCGCCCCTTCGACCGGGATGTGCGCAGCATCGTCTACGAGCGTGCCAAGGGTACGGACGCGGAGGAGCCGTTCGGTACCGAGCGCGATGTGTACCGGCCGGGTCATGAGTTCCTGGTGCCGTCGATGGCGCCGTGCCCGGTGCCGACGACCCCGCCGCGGGTGCGGATCGGCGGGCCGGACTGCGGTCGGCCGTACGAGATGGCGCTGCTGAACGTGTCGGCGATGAGTTTCGGTTCGTTGTCGGCCAACGCGGTCCTGGCGCTGGGCGGTGGTGCCGCGGCGGGGGGTTTCGCCCAGGACACCGGTGAGGGCGGGCTGTCGGAGTACCACCTGCGTCCGGGGGGCGACCTGGTGTGGGAGATCGGTACCGGGTACTTCGGCTGCCGTACCCGGGACGGGGACTTCGACGCGGCGCAGTTCGCAGAGAAGGCGGCGCACGACCAGGTCAGGTGCGTGTCCCTGAAGCTGTCCCAGGGGGCGAAGCCCGGCATCGGGGGCGTGCTGCCGGGGGCCAAGGTGAACGCGGAGATCGCCCGGGTCCGGGGCGTGCCCGAGGGGCGTACGGTCGTCTCCCCGCCGTACCACCGGGTGTTCTCCACCCCGCGCGAACTCGTCCGCTTCATCGCCCGCATGCGTGAGCTGTCCGGTGGCAAACCCGCCGGGTTCAAGCTGTGCGTGGGCTCACGCCGGCAGTTCCTCGCGGTGTGCAGGGCCATGCTGGAGGAGGGCACCGCACCCGACTTCATCGTGGTGGACGGCGCGGAAGGCGGAACGGGCGCGGCACCGCTGGAGTTCGCCGACCATATGGGCACCCCGCTCACCGAGGGCCTGCTCACGGTGCACAACGCCCTCGTGGGGGCGGGCCTGCGCGACCGGATCAGGATCGGGGCGAGCGGCAAGGTCGCCACCGGCAGCGATCTCCTCAAACGCATGGTCCAGGGCGCCGATTACGCCAACGCCGCCCGGGCGATGATGTTCGCCGTCGGCTGCATCCAGGCACAGCGCTGCCACACCAACACCTGCCCCACCGGCATCACCACCCAGGACCCCCACCGCGCCCGCGCCCTGGACGTCACCGACAAGGCCCCACGCGTCCACCGCTTCCAGGAAGCGACCGTGGCCAGCGCGATGCAACTCATGGCCTCCATGGGCGTCACCCATCCCGCCGACCTGCGCCCCCACATGCTCCACCGCCGCATCGACCCCCACACCGAACGCTCCTACGAAGAACTGTACGAGTGGCTCGAACCCGGGCAACTGCTCGCCGAGCCACCACAGTCCTGGGCGGCCGACTGGCAGGCCGCCGACCCCGACCGTTTCACCGTCTGA